Proteins co-encoded in one Populus trichocarpa isolate Nisqually-1 chromosome 10, P.trichocarpa_v4.1, whole genome shotgun sequence genomic window:
- the LOC7458153 gene encoding ubiquitin-conjugating enzyme E2 7: MAASQAILLLQKQLRDLCKNPVDGFSAGLVDETDMFEWSVSIIGPPDTLYDGGFFNAIMSFPKNYPNSPPTVRFTSEMWHPNVYPDGKVCISILHPPGDDPNGYELATERWSPVHTVESIVLSIISMLSSPNDESPANVDAAKQWRESREEFRKKVSRCVRKSQEML; this comes from the exons TGGCCGCATCTCAAGCAATTCTCCTCTTGCAAAAGCAATTGAGAG ATCTCTGCAAGAACCCGGTTGATGGATTCTCTGCTGGCTTGGTTGATGAAACCGACATGTTTGAATGGAGCGTTTCAATAATTGGACCCCCTGATACCTTATA TGATGGGGGTTTCTTCAATGCCATCATGAGCTTTCCAAAGAATTATCCAAACAGTCCTCCAACTGTCAGGTTCACCTCAGAGATGTGGCATCCGAATG TTTACCCAGACGGAAAGGTTTGTATATCAATTCTTCATCCACCTGGTGATGACCCAAATGGATACGAGCTTGCAACTGAGCGCTGGAGTCCAGTCCATACT GTTGAAAGCATTGTTTTGAGTATCATATCGATGCTTTCCAGTCCTAATGACGAGTCTCCTGCTAATGTTGATGCTGCG AAACAATGGAGAGAGAGTAGGGAGGAGTTCAGGAAGAAAGTAAGTCGATGTGTTAGAAAATCACAAGAAATGTTGTGA